From a single Pseudomonas cremoricolorata genomic region:
- the tolQ gene encoding protein TolQ has protein sequence MEANVVDHTSMWSLVANASVVVQLVMLTLVAASVTSWIMIFQRSNMLRAGRRALDAFEERFWSGIDLSKLYRQAGSNPDPDSGVEQVFRAGFKEFSRLRQQPGVDPDAVMEGVGRAMRVAISREEEKLEQGLPFLATVGSTSPYVGLFGTVWGIMNSFRGLASAQQATLATVAPGIAEALIATAIGLFAAIPAVIAYNRFAARSETLIGRYYTFADEFQAILHRKVHTSEE, from the coding sequence GTGGAAGCAAACGTCGTCGACCATACCTCCATGTGGAGCCTGGTCGCCAATGCCAGTGTCGTGGTGCAGCTGGTCATGTTGACCCTGGTGGCCGCCTCGGTGACCTCGTGGATCATGATTTTCCAGCGCAGCAACATGCTGCGCGCCGGCCGTCGTGCGCTGGACGCGTTCGAAGAGCGTTTCTGGTCTGGCATCGACCTGTCCAAGCTGTACCGTCAGGCTGGCAGCAATCCTGACCCGGACTCGGGTGTCGAGCAGGTGTTCCGCGCCGGCTTCAAGGAGTTCTCCCGTCTGCGCCAGCAGCCTGGGGTCGACCCGGATGCGGTCATGGAAGGTGTTGGTCGGGCCATGCGCGTGGCCATCTCCCGTGAGGAAGAAAAGCTCGAGCAAGGCCTGCCGTTCCTGGCCACCGTCGGCTCGACCAGCCCGTATGTCGGTCTGTTCGGTACCGTCTGGGGCATCATGAACTCGTTCCGCGGCCTGGCCAGCGCCCAACAAGCGACCCTCGCTACCGTAGCGCCAGGTATCGCCGAAGCGCTGATCGCCACGGCAATCGGCCTGTTCGCAGCCATCCCTGCAGTGATCGCCTACAACCGCTTCGCTGCCCGCAGCGAGACACTGATCGGCCGTTACTACACGTTCGCCGATGAGTTCCAGGCCATCCTGCACCGCAAAGTACACACCAGCGAAGAGTAA
- the tolR gene encoding protein TolR — MARVRHKRKPVAEMNVVPYIDVMLVLLVIFMVTAPMLNQGVKVDLPKVSSEALPQDNNVQILTISIKADKTYYWNLGSEVDTDKQMDRAMTLPDMTNAVTKIIAAGRDQGKQTQVFIRGDKAVDYGAVMGAMGGLQKAGVGNVGLITEAP; from the coding sequence ATGGCCCGAGTTCGCCACAAACGCAAGCCGGTCGCCGAGATGAATGTGGTGCCCTACATCGACGTGATGCTGGTGCTGCTGGTCATCTTCATGGTGACTGCCCCCATGCTCAATCAGGGCGTGAAGGTAGACCTGCCGAAAGTGTCCAGCGAGGCGTTGCCTCAAGACAACAACGTGCAGATCCTGACCATCTCGATCAAAGCCGACAAGACCTACTACTGGAATCTGGGTAGCGAGGTCGACACCGACAAGCAGATGGACCGGGCGATGACGTTGCCCGACATGACCAATGCCGTGACCAAGATCATTGCCGCAGGCCGTGATCAGGGCAAGCAGACGCAGGTGTTCATCCGTGGCGACAAGGCCGTGGACTATGGTGCGGTAATGGGTGCCATGGGCGGACTGCAGAAAGCCGGTGTCGGTAACGTTGGCTTGATTACCGAGGCCCCCTGA
- the tolA gene encoding cell envelope integrity protein TolA: MQQREPSASESYFWPSVWAIGLHVLVFGMLFVSFAMTPELPPSKPIVQATLYQLKSKSQATTQTNQKIAGEAKKTASRQTEVEQLEQKKVEQEAVKAAEQKKADAAQKAEEAAKAAEAKKAEEAAKANEAKKAAEAKKADDSKKADEAKKAAEKQQADIAKKKAEEEAKKKAEEEAKKQAAEEAKKKAAEDAKKQAAEDAKKKAAEDAKKKAAAEEAKKKAAEEAKKKAAADAQKKKAQEAARKSAEEKKAQALAELLSDNTERQQALADEQGDQVAGDFDDLIRMRAAEGWARPPSARKGMTVVLQINMLPDGTVTGVKVLKSSGDGPFDSSAVAAVKNIGRLTEMQGLKPNEFNPYRSFKMTFTPEDLAL, from the coding sequence ATGCAGCAGCGAGAGCCCTCCGCCTCGGAAAGCTACTTCTGGCCCAGCGTCTGGGCCATTGGCCTGCATGTGCTGGTGTTCGGCATGCTGTTCGTCAGCTTTGCCATGACGCCTGAACTGCCGCCGTCCAAACCCATCGTTCAGGCTACGCTCTATCAGCTCAAGTCCAAGAGCCAGGCCACCACCCAGACCAATCAGAAGATTGCCGGGGAGGCCAAGAAGACCGCCTCGCGTCAGACCGAGGTCGAGCAGCTCGAGCAGAAAAAGGTCGAGCAGGAGGCCGTGAAGGCCGCGGAACAAAAGAAAGCCGACGCTGCTCAAAAAGCCGAAGAAGCTGCCAAGGCCGCCGAGGCGAAGAAGGCCGAGGAGGCTGCCAAGGCCAACGAAGCGAAGAAAGCGGCTGAGGCCAAGAAGGCCGACGACTCCAAGAAGGCTGACGAGGCGAAGAAGGCCGCTGAAAAGCAGCAGGCCGATATCGCCAAGAAAAAGGCCGAGGAAGAGGCCAAGAAGAAAGCCGAAGAGGAGGCCAAGAAACAGGCCGCCGAAGAGGCCAAGAAGAAGGCGGCCGAGGACGCCAAGAAGCAGGCGGCTGAAGACGCCAAGAAGAAAGCTGCAGAGGACGCCAAGAAGAAAGCGGCGGCCGAAGAGGCGAAGAAGAAGGCAGCTGAAGAGGCCAAGAAAAAGGCCGCAGCAGATGCTCAGAAGAAAAAGGCCCAGGAGGCTGCACGCAAGTCGGCTGAAGAGAAGAAAGCGCAGGCCCTGGCCGAGCTGCTGTCCGATAATACCGAGCGCCAGCAGGCCCTGGCTGACGAGCAGGGCGACCAGGTGGCAGGTGATTTCGATGACCTGATTCGCATGCGAGCGGCAGAAGGATGGGCTCGACCACCATCGGCACGCAAGGGCATGACGGTGGTGCTGCAGATCAACATGCTGCCTGATGGTACGGTGACCGGCGTCAAGGTGTTGAAGTCCAGCGGCGATGGTCCGTTCGACAGCTCAGCCGTGGCGGCCGTCAAGAACATTGGTCGTCTGACCGAAATGCAAGGCTTGAAGCCGAACGAGTTCAACCCGTATCGGTCATTCAAGATGACATTTACACCTGAGGATCTTGCGTTGTGA
- the tolB gene encoding Tol-Pal system beta propeller repeat protein TolB, with protein sequence MAVADEKNILVTSGSDRATPIAVVPFGLQGGSVLPEDMAEIIGNDLRNSGYYAPIPRQNMISQPSQASEVIFRDWKALGAQYVMVGSITPSGGRLQVQYALFNVATEQQVMTGSVSGTVDQLRDMSHYIADQSFEKLTGIKGAFSTRMLYVTAERFSANNTRYTLQRSDYDGARAVTLLQSREPILSPRFAPDGKRIAYVSFEQKRPRIFVQHIDTGRREQITNFEGLNGAPAWSPDGSRLAFVLSKDGNPDIYVMNMGSRQISRVTAGPGINTEPFWGKDGNTIYFTSDRGGKPQIYKSSVSGGGAERVTFVGNYNANPKLSADEKTLVMIHRQQGFTNFKVAAQDLQRGSVKILSETSLDESPTVAPNGTMLIYATRQQGRGVLMLVSLNGRTRLPLPTAQGEVREPSWSPYLN encoded by the coding sequence ATGGCAGTGGCAGATGAAAAGAACATCCTGGTCACCAGCGGTAGCGACCGGGCCACTCCGATCGCGGTCGTGCCGTTCGGTCTGCAGGGCGGCAGCGTGTTGCCCGAGGACATGGCCGAGATCATCGGCAACGACCTGCGCAACTCCGGCTACTACGCGCCGATTCCCCGGCAGAACATGATCAGCCAGCCAAGCCAGGCCAGCGAAGTCATTTTCCGTGACTGGAAAGCGCTCGGTGCACAGTACGTGATGGTCGGCAGCATCACCCCGTCGGGTGGTCGTCTGCAGGTCCAGTACGCGCTGTTCAACGTGGCCACTGAGCAGCAGGTCATGACCGGCAGCGTCTCCGGCACGGTCGACCAGCTGCGCGACATGTCGCACTACATCGCCGACCAGTCGTTCGAAAAGCTCACCGGCATCAAGGGTGCGTTCTCCACCCGCATGCTGTACGTGACTGCCGAACGCTTCTCGGCCAACAATACCCGCTACACGCTGCAACGTTCCGATTACGACGGTGCTCGGGCCGTGACCCTGCTGCAGTCGCGTGAGCCAATCCTGTCGCCGCGCTTCGCGCCCGATGGCAAGCGTATCGCCTATGTCTCGTTCGAGCAGAAGCGTCCGCGCATCTTCGTCCAGCACATCGACACCGGCCGCCGCGAGCAGATCACCAACTTCGAAGGTCTCAATGGCGCGCCGGCCTGGTCGCCTGATGGTTCGCGCCTGGCGTTCGTGCTGTCCAAGGACGGCAACCCGGACATCTACGTGATGAACATGGGTTCGCGTCAGATCAGCCGTGTCACCGCAGGTCCTGGCATCAATACTGAACCGTTCTGGGGCAAGGATGGCAACACCATCTACTTCACCTCCGACCGTGGTGGCAAACCGCAGATCTATAAAAGTTCGGTTTCCGGTGGTGGCGCCGAGCGTGTCACTTTCGTGGGTAACTACAACGCCAACCCGAAACTTTCCGCCGATGAAAAAACCCTGGTAATGATCCATCGCCAGCAAGGTTTCACCAACTTCAAGGTGGCGGCACAAGACTTGCAGCGCGGAAGTGTAAAGATTCTCTCCGAGACCAGTCTTGATGAGTCGCCTACTGTTGCGCCCAACGGCACCATGCTAATCTACGCCACCCGCCAGCAGGGCCGGGGAGTCTTGATGCTCGTGTCCCTAAACGGACGCACGAGGCTCCCGCTTCCTACCGCTCAAGGCGAAGTCAGAGAACCGTCCTGGTCCCCTTACCTGAACTGA
- the pal gene encoding peptidoglycan-associated lipoprotein Pal, whose amino-acid sequence MEMLKFGKFAALALAMAVAVGCSSKGGDNAGEGGAAVDPNAGYGANTGAVDGSLSEEAALRAITTFYFEYDSSDLKPEAMRALDVHAKDLKANGNRVVLEGNTDERGTREYNMALGERRAKAVQRYLVLQGVSPAQLELVSYGEERPVATGNDEQSWAQNRRVELRK is encoded by the coding sequence ATGGAAATGCTGAAGTTTGGTAAATTCGCTGCGCTGGCTCTGGCCATGGCCGTAGCGGTAGGTTGCTCCTCCAAGGGCGGTGACAACGCAGGTGAAGGCGGCGCTGCTGTTGATCCTAACGCTGGCTACGGTGCCAACACTGGTGCGGTCGACGGCAGCCTGAGCGAAGAAGCTGCTCTGCGCGCAATCACCACCTTCTACTTCGAATACGACAGCTCGGACCTGAAGCCAGAAGCCATGCGCGCTCTGGACGTTCACGCCAAGGACCTGAAAGCCAACGGCAACCGTGTCGTTCTGGAAGGTAACACCGACGAGCGCGGTACCCGTGAGTACAACATGGCTCTGGGCGAGCGTCGTGCCAAGGCCGTTCAGCGTTACCTGGTACTGCAGGGCGTTTCCCCTGCTCAGCTGGAACTGGTTTCCTACGGCGAAGAGCGTCCAGTTGCTACCGGCAACGACGAGCAGAGCTGGGCCCAGAACCGTCGCGTAGAACTGCGTAAGTAA
- the ybgF gene encoding tol-pal system protein YbgF, whose protein sequence is MRKCRLAVTVLALSLPLSALAAVPIVDDNAGGYPPAGYGTSGAYAGAGASTPASAQGQLFMQLQQMQDQISRQQGIIEELQNDVARMKQEGLERYQDLDRRISSAPAPAAASDNSSAGGAAAGSAGGDSGTNAKPSASSNEAGDPAKEKLYYDAAFDLIKQKDFDKASQAFAAFLRKYPSSQYAGNAQYWLGEVNLAKGDLQGASQAFAKVAQAYPKHSKVPDSLYKLADVERRLGHTDKVKGILQQVVNQYPGTSAAQLAQRDLQRL, encoded by the coding sequence ATGCGTAAGTGCCGCCTTGCTGTAACCGTCCTCGCCCTCAGCCTGCCGCTTTCTGCGCTGGCTGCGGTTCCTATCGTTGATGACAACGCCGGTGGCTACCCACCTGCGGGTTATGGCACGAGCGGCGCTTATGCCGGCGCAGGGGCTTCGACCCCTGCTTCGGCACAAGGGCAGCTGTTCATGCAGTTGCAACAGATGCAAGACCAGATCTCTCGCCAGCAGGGCATCATCGAAGAGCTGCAGAACGATGTTGCGCGCATGAAGCAAGAGGGTCTGGAGCGTTATCAGGACCTGGATCGACGCATCAGCAGCGCACCTGCGCCTGCGGCGGCATCCGATAATTCTTCTGCCGGCGGCGCTGCCGCGGGCTCGGCGGGTGGTGACTCGGGCACCAACGCCAAACCGTCAGCTTCAAGCAACGAGGCCGGCGATCCTGCGAAAGAGAAGCTGTACTACGACGCTGCTTTCGACCTGATCAAGCAAAAGGATTTCGACAAGGCCAGTCAGGCCTTCGCCGCGTTCCTGCGCAAGTACCCCAGCAGCCAATATGCCGGTAACGCGCAGTACTGGCTGGGTGAAGTGAATCTGGCCAAAGGTGATCTGCAAGGCGCCAGCCAGGCGTTCGCCAAGGTCGCCCAGGCCTATCCGAAACACAGCAAGGTGCCTGACTCACTGTACAAACTGGCCGATGTCGAGCGACGTCTGGGCCATACCGACAAGGTCAAAGGTATCCTGCAGCAGGTGGTCAACCAGTATCCCGGCACCTCTGCCGCACAACTGGCACAACGCGACTTGCAGCGTTTGTAA
- the queE gene encoding 7-carboxy-7-deazaguanine synthase QueE, with product MQDTLRITEVFYSLQGETRTAGLPTVFVRLTGCPLRCQYCDSAYAFTGGTQRTLDSLMEQVASFKPRHVCVTGGEPLAQPNALPLLQRLCDAGYEVNLETSGALDISATDVRVSRVVDLKTPGSLECHRNRYENMQHLTPNDQVKFVICSREDYDWAVSKLIEFDLAQRAGEVLFSPSHVQVNARDLADWIVADNLPVRFQLQLHKLLWNDEPGR from the coding sequence ATGCAAGACACTTTACGTATTACCGAAGTCTTCTATTCGCTGCAGGGCGAAACACGGACGGCAGGCCTGCCGACCGTATTCGTCCGGCTCACCGGCTGTCCCCTGCGCTGCCAATACTGCGACAGCGCCTATGCCTTCACTGGCGGCACCCAGCGCACCCTGGATTCGTTGATGGAGCAGGTGGCCTCGTTCAAGCCGCGGCATGTGTGCGTGACGGGCGGTGAGCCGCTCGCCCAGCCCAACGCACTGCCGTTGCTGCAACGGCTTTGCGATGCAGGTTACGAGGTCAACCTGGAGACCAGCGGAGCCCTGGATATCTCTGCCACTGATGTACGCGTCAGCCGGGTAGTGGACCTGAAAACGCCGGGGTCGCTGGAGTGTCACCGCAACCGCTACGAGAACATGCAGCACCTCACCCCTAACGATCAGGTCAAGTTCGTGATCTGCTCACGTGAGGACTACGACTGGGCCGTGTCCAAACTGATCGAGTTCGATCTCGCTCAGCGTGCTGGTGAAGTGCTGTTCTCGCCCAGCCATGTTCAGGTCAATGCACGCGACCTGGCCGACTGGATAGTTGCCGACAACCTTCCCGTGCGTTTCCAGCTGCAACTGCACAAGTTGCTGTGGAACGACGAGCCCGGACGTTGA
- the queC gene encoding 7-cyano-7-deazaguanine synthase QueC: MNTEKRAVILLSGGLDSATVVAMAQAQGYSCYTMSFDYGQRHRAELNAAARVARDMGVVEHKVIGLDLNGMGGSALTDNSIDVPEAPTEGIPVTYVPARNTVFLALALGWAEVLQARDIFIGVNAVDYSGYPDCRPEFVEAFETMANLATKAGVEGQGFRIQAPLQNMSKAQIIQAGIERGVNYALTVSCYQADDQGRACGKCDSCRLRAEGFHAVGVADPTPYF; the protein is encoded by the coding sequence ATGAATACTGAAAAACGCGCAGTCATTCTGCTCTCTGGTGGCCTGGACTCGGCGACCGTCGTGGCCATGGCCCAAGCGCAAGGCTACAGCTGCTACACCATGAGCTTCGACTACGGCCAGCGTCACCGCGCCGAACTGAACGCCGCTGCGCGGGTTGCCCGCGACATGGGCGTGGTCGAGCATAAAGTGATTGGACTGGACCTCAATGGCATGGGCGGTTCGGCACTCACCGACAACAGCATCGACGTGCCTGAAGCACCCACAGAGGGCATTCCAGTCACCTACGTGCCAGCACGCAACACCGTGTTCCTGGCGCTGGCGTTGGGCTGGGCCGAGGTGCTGCAGGCGCGCGACATTTTCATTGGTGTGAACGCGGTGGATTACTCAGGTTATCCAGATTGCCGCCCCGAGTTCGTCGAGGCCTTCGAGACCATGGCCAACCTTGCCACCAAGGCCGGCGTGGAAGGGCAGGGCTTTCGGATTCAAGCGCCGCTGCAGAACATGAGCAAGGCGCAGATCATCCAGGCGGGTATCGAGCGTGGTGTGAATTACGCCTTGACCGTGTCGTGCTATCAAGCCGACGACCAAGGGCGTGCCTGTGGCAAATGCGACAGCTGCAGGTTGCGTGCCGAAGGCTTTCATGCCGTAGGCGTAGCTGATCCAACCCCTTATTTTTAA
- a CDS encoding CatB-related O-acetyltransferase — protein MIKLLQPFKQYRYQRTVRAHGGKLAAGPTAFQGRASATIEAFVELGHVRIRAEHLTIGAHTYIRSRCRLDVVSSIGRFCSIGSDCVIGQEKHTHPIDWVSTHPFQYEGAQAQAYRPEEVPCTIGHDVWIGEGATILAGVNVATGAIVATRAMVTKDVPPYAIVAGNPARVIRFRHSPELIERLLASEWWTLRSTLLTTLDGARPEQFLETLKAQPLSPKATYRVLRLDRYKVDVQ, from the coding sequence ATGATCAAACTGCTGCAACCGTTCAAACAGTATCGCTACCAGCGTACTGTCCGCGCCCACGGCGGCAAGCTGGCGGCTGGGCCTACTGCATTCCAGGGTCGCGCCAGCGCCACCATCGAAGCGTTCGTCGAACTTGGGCATGTACGTATCCGCGCCGAGCATCTGACCATCGGGGCCCATACCTACATTCGCAGTCGCTGCCGCCTCGACGTCGTCTCATCCATTGGACGTTTCTGCTCCATCGGCAGCGATTGTGTGATCGGCCAGGAAAAACACACCCACCCCATTGACTGGGTCAGCACCCACCCCTTCCAGTACGAAGGGGCGCAGGCGCAGGCGTACAGGCCTGAAGAAGTCCCGTGCACCATCGGCCATGATGTGTGGATCGGTGAAGGCGCGACCATTCTCGCAGGGGTCAACGTCGCCACCGGCGCAATCGTCGCGACCCGAGCAATGGTGACCAAAGACGTGCCGCCGTATGCCATCGTTGCCGGCAATCCTGCAAGGGTCATCAGGTTTCGCCACTCGCCCGAGCTGATCGAGCGGCTGCTTGCCAGCGAATGGTGGACGCTGCGCAGCACCTTGCTGACGACCCTGGATGGCGCGCGGCCCGAGCAGTTTCTCGAGACACTGAAGGCGCAGCCGCTATCACCCAAGGCGACGTATCGCGTACTGCGTCTGGATCGGTACAAAGTCGACGTCCAATGA
- a CDS encoding YoaK family protein: MLPDRPHSATSPRARLRRINGRVGLGLVAALSFLAGMTDAVGFLATGDFVSFMSGNTTRLAVAVSVGDVSALARLALAIVCFVVGNALGVILARSLRRRAAPLLLLISASLALAALPGMWTPLAMALAIIAMGMLNAVVEQVNGLPIGLTYVTGALSRFGRGLGRWLMGERRSGWRVQLVPWAGMLLGAVLGAWLQARLGIAALVGCAGLTLVLACVTLFIPRAWQRGYMPR, from the coding sequence ATGCTGCCCGATAGACCCCACTCTGCAACCTCACCCCGCGCTCGCCTGCGCCGGATCAATGGCCGTGTCGGCCTGGGCTTGGTGGCGGCGTTGTCGTTCCTGGCCGGGATGACCGACGCCGTGGGCTTTCTCGCCACCGGTGATTTCGTCTCGTTCATGAGCGGCAACACTACCCGCCTGGCGGTGGCGGTCAGCGTCGGCGATGTTTCGGCACTCGCGCGTCTGGCCCTGGCGATCGTCTGCTTCGTGGTCGGTAACGCCTTGGGCGTCATACTCGCCCGTAGCCTGCGCCGGCGTGCAGCGCCGTTGCTGCTGCTGATCAGCGCATCGCTCGCCCTCGCGGCATTGCCGGGGATGTGGACGCCACTGGCGATGGCGCTGGCGATCATCGCCATGGGCATGCTCAATGCGGTGGTCGAGCAGGTCAATGGCCTGCCGATTGGCCTGACCTACGTGACCGGTGCGTTGTCGCGCTTCGGTCGTGGCCTGGGGCGCTGGCTGATGGGCGAACGGCGCAGCGGCTGGCGGGTGCAGCTGGTGCCGTGGGCCGGCATGCTGCTGGGCGCAGTGCTCGGCGCCTGGCTGCAGGCGCGATTGGGCATCGCAGCCTTGGTCGGGTGCGCCGGACTGACCCTGGTGCTGGCCTGCGTGACGCTGTTCATTCCGCGTGCCTGGCAGCGCGGCTACATGCCGCGCTAG
- a CDS encoding MFS transporter: MSQSSQFSLLGTRRFLPFFVTQSLGAFNDNLFKQSLILAILYKISLEGDRSIWVNLCALLFILPFFLFSALAGQFGEKFAKDTLIRVIKLAEIVIMAIGATGFLTSHLELMLLALFAMGTHSALFGPVKYSILPQTLRDEELVGGNGLVEMGTFLAILAGTIGAGIMMSSGSYAVVVAVGVVGTALLGYLASRWIPHAAAAAPQMKLDWNIFKQSWLTLRLGLGQTPAVSRSIVGNSWFWFVGAIYLTQIPAYAKDWLHGDETVVTLVLTLFSVGIALGSLLCERLSGRKVEIGLVPFGSFGLTLFGLLWWWHSGDVPSTEVPYDWLALLGLSKAWWIMLSIVGLGVFGGFYIVPLYALIQARTPVEQRARVIAANNILNALFMVASALVTIALLSLAELSIPQLFLVVSLLNIAVNAYIFRIVPEFTMRFLIWLLSHSMYRVEHRELERIPDEGAALLVCNHVSFVDALLLSGAIRRPIRFVMYYKIYRIPLLNFVFRTAGAIPIAGRGEDAATYEQAFARIAQCLQQGELVCIFPEGKLTGDGEIDVFKSGVKRILRETPVPVIPLALQGLWGSFFSRDPNKGVFRRLWSRVTVVAGAPIEVEAAQPALLRERVSALRGDRR; encoded by the coding sequence ATGAGTCAGTCTTCGCAGTTCAGCCTGCTCGGCACCCGGCGTTTCCTGCCGTTTTTCGTCACCCAGTCGCTGGGTGCCTTCAACGACAACCTGTTCAAGCAGTCGCTGATCCTGGCGATTCTCTACAAGATCAGCCTGGAGGGCGACCGCTCGATCTGGGTCAACCTCTGTGCGCTGCTGTTCATTCTGCCGTTTTTTCTGTTCTCGGCATTGGCTGGGCAGTTCGGCGAAAAGTTTGCCAAGGACACGCTGATCCGTGTGATCAAACTGGCGGAAATCGTCATCATGGCCATCGGTGCCACCGGTTTCCTCACCAGTCATCTGGAGCTGATGCTGTTGGCGTTGTTCGCCATGGGTACGCATTCGGCGCTGTTCGGTCCGGTGAAGTATTCGATTCTGCCGCAAACGCTGCGCGACGAAGAACTGGTCGGCGGCAACGGGCTGGTGGAAATGGGCACCTTCCTGGCGATTCTGGCCGGCACCATCGGGGCAGGGATCATGATGTCGTCGGGCAGCTATGCCGTGGTCGTGGCGGTCGGGGTGGTGGGTACGGCGCTGCTCGGCTACCTGGCCAGCCGCTGGATTCCCCACGCCGCCGCTGCGGCGCCACAGATGAAGCTGGACTGGAACATCTTCAAGCAATCCTGGCTGACCCTGCGCCTTGGATTGGGACAGACGCCTGCGGTGTCGCGCTCGATCGTCGGCAACTCGTGGTTCTGGTTCGTCGGCGCGATCTACCTGACGCAGATTCCGGCCTACGCCAAGGACTGGTTGCACGGTGACGAAACCGTGGTGACCCTGGTGCTGACCCTGTTCTCGGTGGGTATCGCCCTGGGTTCGCTGCTGTGCGAACGGCTCAGCGGGCGCAAGGTGGAGATCGGCCTGGTGCCGTTCGGCTCGTTCGGCCTGACCCTGTTCGGCTTGCTGTGGTGGTGGCATTCGGGCGATGTGCCGAGCACCGAGGTGCCGTATGACTGGCTGGCGCTGCTGGGCTTGAGCAAGGCCTGGTGGATCATGCTGTCGATCGTCGGTCTGGGCGTGTTTGGCGGTTTCTATATCGTGCCGCTGTATGCGTTGATTCAGGCGCGCACGCCGGTCGAGCAACGGGCGCGGGTAATCGCTGCCAACAACATCCTCAACGCGCTGTTCATGGTGGCCTCGGCGCTGGTGACCATCGCCCTGTTGAGCTTGGCCGAGCTGAGCATCCCGCAGCTGTTCCTGGTGGTGTCGCTGCTCAATATCGCAGTCAACGCCTACATCTTCCGCATCGTGCCCGAGTTCACCATGCGCTTTCTCATCTGGCTGCTCAGCCACTCGATGTACCGCGTCGAGCACCGCGAGCTGGAGCGCATTCCGGACGAAGGGGCCGCGCTACTGGTGTGCAACCACGTGTCGTTCGTCGACGCGCTGCTGCTCAGCGGCGCGATCCGTCGACCGATCCGTTTCGTCATGTACTACAAAATCTATCGGATTCCGCTGCTCAACTTCGTCTTCCGCACCGCTGGGGCGATTCCGATCGCCGGGCGGGGCGAGGACGCTGCTACCTACGAGCAGGCCTTCGCGCGGATCGCCCAGTGCCTACAGCAGGGCGAGCTGGTGTGCATCTTCCCGGAAGGCAAGCTGACCGGCGATGGCGAGATCGATGTGTTCAAGAGTGGCGTGAAGCGCATCCTGCGCGAAACCCCGGTGCCGGTGATTCCGCTGGCGCTGCAAGGTCTGTGGGGGAGCTTCTTCAGCCGTGACCCGAACAAGGGCGTGTTTCGCCGGTTGTGGTCGCGGGTGACGGTGGTGGCTGGCGCCCCCATCGAGGTGGAGGCGGCGCAGCCTGCGCTGTTGCGTGAGCGGGTCAGCGCGTTGCGCGGCGACCGCCGTTGA
- the sugE gene encoding quaternary ammonium compound efflux SMR transporter SugE encodes MSWFILFCAGLFEIGWAVGLKYTDGFTRPLPTALTIGAMVISIGLLGMAVKELPLGTAYAVWTGVGAVGTVIAGIILFGESMAVIRLVSVALIVAGLIGLKVSAS; translated from the coding sequence ATGTCCTGGTTCATCCTGTTTTGCGCAGGTCTGTTCGAAATTGGCTGGGCAGTCGGTCTGAAGTACACCGATGGCTTCACCCGGCCACTGCCCACGGCGCTGACCATCGGCGCCATGGTCATCAGCATCGGCTTGTTGGGCATGGCTGTGAAGGAGCTGCCGCTGGGCACGGCTTATGCGGTATGGACCGGCGTCGGTGCGGTCGGCACAGTGATCGCCGGCATCATTCTGTTCGGTGAGTCGATGGCAGTGATTCGTCTGGTCAGCGTGGCACTGATCGTGGCCGGGCTGATTGGCCTGAAGGTCAGCGCCAGCTGA